A DNA window from Acinetobacter sp. 10FS3-1 contains the following coding sequences:
- the rplL gene encoding 50S ribosomal protein L7/L12: MALTNEEILNAVAEKTVLELVELISAFEEKFNVSAAAVAVAAAPGAAGAAAEEQSEFNVELTSFGANKVAVIKAVREATGLGLKEAKDLVEGAPSVIKEAVSKEEGEELKKKLEEAGATVTLK, from the coding sequence ATGGCTTTAACTAACGAAGAAATCCTAAACGCAGTTGCTGAAAAAACTGTTCTTGAACTTGTTGAACTTATTTCTGCTTTTGAAGAGAAATTCAACGTTTCTGCTGCTGCTGTAGCTGTTGCTGCTGCTCCTGGCGCTGCTGGTGCTGCTGCTGAAGAGCAATCAGAATTCAACGTTGAGTTGACTTCTTTCGGCGCGAACAAAGTTGCTGTAATTAAAGCAGTTCGTGAAGCAACTGGCCTTGGTCTTAAAGAAGCTAAAGATCTAGTTGAAGGCGCTCCTTCAGTGATCAAAGAAGCTGTTTCTAAAGAAGAAGGCGAAGAGCTTAAGAAGAAACTTGAAGAAGCTGGTGCTACAGTTACACTTAAGTAA
- the rpoC gene encoding DNA-directed RNA polymerase subunit beta' — translation MKDLLDIMRKKTDSDGHAPVEFDRIRIGLASPEMIKSWSHGEVKKPETINYRTFKPERDGLFCAKIFGPVKDYECLCGKYKRMKYKGVICEKCGVEVTTAKVRRERMGHIELASPVAHIWFLKSLPSRIGLLLDMTLRDIERVLYFESYVVTDPGMTPFEKYQLLNDEEYFNALEEHGDEFTAKMGAEAVQDLLKDIDLENEISRLREEIPNTTSETKLKKASKRLKLMEAFKESNNKPEWMVLTVLPVLPPDLRPLVPLEGGRFATSDLNDLYRRVINRNNRLKRLLDLAAPDIIVRNEKRMLQESVDALLDNGRRGRAITGSNKRPLKSLADMIKGKQGRFRQNLLGKRVDYSGRSVITVGPNLRLHQCGLPKKMALELFKPFIFAKLQASGQATTIKAAKKMVERETPEVWDVLASVIRQHPVMLNRAPTLHRLGLQAFEPILIEGKAIRLHPLVCAAFNADFDGDQMAVHVPLTLEAQLEARALMMSTNNILSPANGEPIIVPSQDVVLGLYYITRDAVNAKGEGMVFADTHEVNRALATGQVDLHARVKARVHQTVINENGEREQQTIIVDTTPGRCLLWEVVPEGLSFEQINVEMTKKNISKLINSCYRKLGLKDTVIFADQLMYLGFRQATRSGVSVGMEDMVIPPQKEIIIGKAEAEVREIEQQFEQGFVTAGERYNKVVDIWARTNDQVAKAMMDNLSFTTVKNKQGEDEKQKSFNSIYMMSDSGARGSAAQIRQLAGMRGLMAKPDGSIIETPIKANFREGLTVLQYFISTHGARKGLADTALKTANSGYLTRRLVDVAQDLVITEPDCGTLSGLVMTPFIQGGDVIENLGTRVLGRVVAEDVKKAGSDDVILPRNTLIDEKLANFLEEQGVDEVKVRSVVSCESTFGVCAKCYGRDLARGHLVNPGESVGVMAAQSIGEPGTQLTMRTFHVGGAASRTSAANSVQVRNKGTVRFHNVKTVQHAKGHQVSTSRSGEIGIADDLGRERERYKLPYGASILLKDGETVEAGGIVATWDPHTHPLVTEVAGKIRFSQIADGVTATSKTDDATGMTTVEILPVTARPVSGKDLRPAVVLDTVDGAEQFYFLPQNTILSVRDGETIGVGDVIGRVPQESSRTRDITGGLPRVADLFEARKPKEHAILAEVSGIVSFGKETKGKNRLVITPDDGSEVYEELIPKWRQINVFEGEHVNRGETISDGPQNPHDILRLKGEVALTNYIVNEVQDVYRLQGVKINDKHIEVIVRQMLRKVDITDGGDTSFIKGEQVDFIRVMQENQAVLAQNKFPAKYERQLMGITKASLSTDSFISAASFQETTRVLTEAAVTGKEDDLRGLKENVVVGRLIPAGTGLAYHLERRRQEAEAAEFELHNDFSDVDQALSQAFNDEFNGL, via the coding sequence TTGAAAGACTTGCTCGATATCATGCGCAAAAAGACGGATTCAGACGGTCATGCTCCTGTAGAGTTTGACCGCATCCGTATTGGTCTTGCGTCACCAGAAATGATTAAGTCGTGGTCTCATGGTGAAGTTAAAAAACCGGAAACCATTAACTACCGTACGTTCAAGCCTGAACGTGATGGTTTATTCTGTGCCAAAATTTTTGGTCCAGTTAAAGATTACGAATGCTTGTGTGGCAAATACAAGCGTATGAAATACAAAGGCGTCATTTGTGAAAAGTGTGGCGTTGAAGTAACTACTGCTAAAGTTCGTCGTGAGCGTATGGGTCACATCGAACTGGCATCTCCAGTTGCGCATATCTGGTTCCTGAAATCACTGCCGAGCCGTATCGGTCTGTTATTAGATATGACACTGCGTGATATCGAACGTGTATTGTATTTTGAATCATATGTGGTCACTGACCCAGGTATGACGCCATTTGAGAAATACCAGCTTCTAAACGATGAAGAATACTTCAATGCGCTAGAAGAACACGGTGATGAATTCACTGCGAAAATGGGTGCAGAAGCTGTTCAGGATTTGTTGAAAGACATCGATCTTGAAAACGAAATTTCACGTCTGCGTGAAGAAATTCCAAACACAACGTCAGAGACCAAGCTGAAAAAAGCGTCTAAGCGTTTGAAATTGATGGAAGCGTTTAAAGAGTCAAACAACAAGCCAGAGTGGATGGTACTGACTGTACTTCCAGTACTTCCACCTGATCTTCGTCCATTGGTTCCGCTTGAAGGTGGTCGTTTTGCGACATCTGACCTGAACGATCTTTACCGTCGTGTGATCAACCGTAACAACCGTTTGAAACGTCTTCTTGACCTTGCAGCACCAGACATCATCGTACGTAACGAAAAACGTATGTTGCAAGAGTCTGTCGATGCTTTGTTAGATAACGGTCGTCGTGGTCGTGCCATTACTGGTTCAAACAAACGTCCATTGAAATCTTTGGCAGACATGATCAAAGGTAAACAGGGTCGTTTCCGTCAGAACTTACTTGGTAAGCGTGTTGACTACTCGGGCCGTTCGGTAATTACTGTTGGTCCAAACCTGCGTTTACACCAATGTGGTCTTCCGAAAAAAATGGCTCTTGAATTATTCAAGCCGTTTATTTTCGCGAAACTGCAAGCATCTGGCCAAGCCACCACCATTAAAGCTGCGAAGAAAATGGTGGAGCGCGAGACTCCAGAAGTTTGGGACGTACTGGCTTCTGTGATTCGTCAGCATCCAGTGATGTTGAACCGTGCGCCAACTCTTCACCGCTTAGGCCTGCAAGCATTTGAACCGATTCTGATTGAAGGTAAGGCAATCCGTCTGCATCCGCTCGTCTGTGCTGCGTTTAACGCCGACTTTGACGGTGACCAGATGGCGGTCCACGTTCCATTAACACTTGAAGCTCAGTTAGAAGCTCGTGCGTTAATGATGTCAACCAACAACATTCTGTCTCCAGCCAACGGTGAGCCGATCATCGTACCGTCTCAGGACGTGGTCTTGGGTCTTTACTACATCACTCGTGATGCAGTGAATGCCAAAGGTGAAGGCATGGTGTTCGCGGATACGCATGAAGTCAACCGCGCATTGGCAACAGGTCAGGTTGACCTGCACGCTCGTGTTAAAGCCCGTGTACACCAGACTGTAATTAATGAAAATGGCGAACGTGAACAACAAACAATTATTGTTGATACCACGCCTGGTCGCTGTCTGCTGTGGGAAGTGGTGCCAGAAGGTTTAAGCTTTGAGCAAATTAACGTGGAGATGACCAAAAAGAACATCTCTAAGTTAATCAACTCTTGCTACCGTAAGCTGGGTCTGAAAGATACTGTTATTTTTGCTGACCAATTGATGTACTTGGGCTTCCGTCAAGCGACGCGTTCAGGTGTTTCTGTAGGTATGGAAGACATGGTCATTCCGCCACAAAAAGAAATTATCATTGGTAAAGCTGAAGCTGAAGTTCGTGAAATCGAACAACAGTTTGAACAAGGTTTCGTCACTGCTGGTGAACGCTATAACAAAGTGGTCGATATTTGGGCGCGTACCAACGACCAAGTTGCCAAAGCGATGATGGACAACTTGTCATTCACTACCGTGAAAAACAAACAGGGTGAAGACGAGAAACAGAAATCATTCAACTCGATCTATATGATGTCTGACTCCGGTGCCCGTGGTTCCGCAGCTCAGATCCGTCAGTTGGCGGGTATGCGTGGTTTGATGGCGAAACCGGATGGTTCGATCATTGAAACCCCAATTAAAGCCAACTTCCGTGAAGGTTTGACCGTACTGCAGTACTTCATCTCGACGCACGGTGCGCGTAAAGGTTTGGCCGATACTGCATTGAAAACTGCGAACTCGGGTTATCTGACACGTCGTCTGGTTGACGTTGCACAAGACTTGGTCATTACGGAACCGGATTGTGGCACCTTGTCTGGTCTGGTAATGACTCCATTCATTCAGGGTGGTGACGTGATCGAGAACTTGGGGACTCGAGTTCTGGGTCGTGTGGTTGCGGAAGATGTGAAGAAAGCCGGTTCAGATGATGTGATTCTGCCGCGTAACACTTTGATCGACGAAAAGCTTGCAAACTTCCTAGAAGAGCAAGGTGTCGACGAAGTGAAAGTACGTTCAGTTGTATCTTGTGAATCGACTTTCGGTGTATGTGCGAAGTGTTATGGTCGTGACCTTGCGCGGGGTCATCTGGTGAATCCAGGTGAATCTGTAGGTGTTATGGCTGCTCAATCGATTGGTGAGCCGGGTACACAGTTAACGATGCGTACCTTCCACGTCGGGGGTGCGGCAAGCCGAACTTCTGCTGCGAACAGCGTACAGGTTCGTAACAAAGGTACTGTACGTTTCCACAACGTGAAAACTGTACAGCATGCCAAAGGTCACCAGGTATCGACTTCACGTTCAGGTGAAATCGGTATTGCGGATGATTTAGGCCGTGAGCGCGAACGCTATAAACTGCCATACGGTGCGTCTATTTTGCTGAAAGATGGCGAGACTGTGGAAGCAGGCGGTATCGTGGCGACTTGGGATCCGCATACACATCCACTGGTGACAGAAGTTGCTGGTAAGATTCGCTTCAGCCAAATCGCTGACGGTGTAACTGCAACATCGAAAACCGATGATGCAACGGGTATGACTACTGTTGAAATCCTGCCAGTGACTGCACGTCCAGTATCTGGTAAAGACTTACGTCCAGCAGTGGTATTAGATACTGTTGATGGTGCCGAGCAGTTCTACTTCCTGCCACAGAACACGATTCTTTCTGTCCGTGACGGCGAAACAATTGGTGTCGGTGATGTTATCGGTCGTGTACCACAGGAATCTTCACGTACCCGTGATATTACCGGTGGTCTGCCACGTGTTGCGGACTTGTTCGAAGCGCGTAAGCCGAAAGAACATGCGATCCTTGCAGAAGTGTCTGGTATTGTCAGCTTCGGTAAAGAAACCAAAGGTAAGAACCGTCTGGTAATTACACCGGATGATGGCTCTGAAGTATATGAAGAGCTGATTCCGAAATGGCGTCAAATCAACGTGTTCGAAGGCGAGCATGTGAACCGTGGTGAAACTATTTCTGATGGTCCACAGAACCCGCATGACATTTTACGTCTGAAAGGTGAAGTGGCGTTGACCAACTACATCGTGAACGAAGTTCAGGATGTATACCGTCTGCAAGGTGTAAAAATCAACGACAAGCATATTGAAGTAATCGTACGTCAAATGCTGCGTAAAGTAGATATTACAGATGGTGGCGATACCAGCTTCATCAAAGGTGAGCAAGTAGATTTCATCCGTGTAATGCAAGAGAACCAAGCTGTTCTGGCACAGAACAAGTTCCCTGCGAAGTATGAACGCCAATTGATGGGTATTACCAAAGCGTCGCTGTCTACTGACTCGTTCATCTCTGCTGCATCGTTCCAGGAAACAACTCGTGTGTTAACTGAAGCGGCTGTAACCGGTAAAGAAGATGATTTACGTGGTCTGAAAGAAAACGTAGTGGTAGGTCGTCTGATCCCGGCGGGCACAGGTTTGGCTTATCACCTCGAGCGTCGTCGTCAGGAAGCGGAAGCTGCAGAATTTGAACTGCACAATGACTTCTCTGATGTCGATCAAGCGCTAAGCCAAGCATTCAATGATGAATTTAACGGTCTGTAA
- a CDS encoding alpha/beta fold hydrolase: MNTSTHWVQTSDQQRLCVKTWGQAGQPALVLIHGYPDHQAVWEPIIACLSENYFIVSYDVRGAGESSVPEKIRDYRLSRLAQDLQEIVDSVLPGQAFHLAAHDWGSIQAWEAVTSPEFKGRILSYTTLSGPCLDHAAFWMRKQFKQNRTNFLKQLSKSWYIAAFQLPWLAPAVWNCFNPQRWNKVVSHLEHRHDLPLNENIVKDGKYGINLYRANFLPRLTRPRQRFAICPVQAIVLQYDSFVGPDLVDEIQVWAEDFSRVELAANHWAILSQPEKVAHYLDQFIQQKSIQANKIGREKS; encoded by the coding sequence ATGAATACATCAACCCATTGGGTGCAAACCAGTGATCAGCAACGCCTATGTGTCAAGACTTGGGGGCAGGCCGGGCAGCCCGCTCTGGTACTGATTCATGGTTATCCGGATCATCAGGCGGTATGGGAGCCGATTATTGCCTGTTTAAGCGAGAACTATTTTATTGTGAGTTACGATGTGCGTGGTGCAGGGGAGTCCAGTGTACCTGAAAAAATTCGTGACTATCGTTTGTCACGCTTAGCCCAAGACTTGCAAGAAATCGTCGATTCCGTTTTACCCGGACAGGCTTTTCATCTGGCAGCACACGATTGGGGCTCAATTCAGGCCTGGGAAGCAGTCACCAGCCCTGAATTTAAGGGGCGAATTCTATCTTATACAACCTTGTCAGGGCCTTGTCTGGATCATGCCGCTTTCTGGATGCGGAAGCAATTCAAGCAGAATCGGACAAATTTTTTAAAGCAGCTCAGCAAGTCCTGGTATATCGCTGCTTTTCAATTGCCTTGGCTGGCGCCTGCTGTCTGGAACTGTTTTAACCCGCAACGCTGGAATAAGGTCGTGAGCCATTTAGAGCATCGTCATGACTTGCCTTTAAATGAGAATATTGTCAAAGATGGCAAATATGGTATTAATCTGTATCGGGCCAATTTTTTACCCCGTTTAACCCGGCCTAGACAGCGTTTTGCTATTTGTCCTGTACAGGCCATCGTGCTGCAGTATGACAGCTTTGTGGGTCCGGATTTAGTCGATGAAATACAGGTTTGGGCAGAAGATTTCTCCCGGGTCGAACTGGCAGCCAATCATTGGGCGATTCTCAGCCAGCCAGAGAAAGTTGCTCATTATCTTGACCAGTTTATTCAGCAGAAATCGATTCAGGCCAATAAAATAGGGCGCGAAAAATCGTGA
- the rplJ gene encoding 50S ribosomal protein L10, with protein MALLIEGKKQIVAEVAEVASTAYAAVVADYQGLTVGQLTALRVEARKLGVATRVVRNTLAKRALQDTQFNILNDNLVGPTILAFSTSEDDMGAAARLFEEFAKTNKAFELKAAAFDGKVYEGAEVSVIANLPNQEKALTMLANVLQAPISKLGRLITALKEKNESEAA; from the coding sequence TGAAGTCGCTTCTACTGCGTATGCTGCTGTTGTTGCTGACTATCAAGGTTTAACCGTAGGACAGTTAACTGCTCTACGTGTTGAAGCGCGTAAACTGGGTGTTGCTACACGTGTTGTACGTAATACTTTGGCTAAACGTGCTCTTCAAGATACTCAATTCAATATCTTGAATGACAACCTTGTTGGCCCAACGATCTTGGCTTTCTCAACTTCTGAAGACGACATGGGTGCTGCTGCTCGTTTGTTCGAAGAATTTGCTAAAACTAACAAAGCATTTGAACTTAAAGCTGCTGCATTTGACGGTAAGGTTTATGAAGGTGCTGAAGTTAGCGTTATCGCAAACCTTCCGAACCAAGAAAAAGCGCTTACTATGCTTGCAAACGTTCTTCAAGCTCCTATTTCGAAATTGGGTCGCCTTATTACTGCGCTCAAAGAGAAAAACGAGTCAGAAGCTGCATAA
- a CDS encoding DUF4442 domain-containing protein → MSLFRKIQRFPFISKFILNHYPPYRGAGIVIDEMNFADYHLRVKMPLTGKNQNIVGVHFGGSLYSMVDPFYMLLLMHHLGSKYIVWDKEAWIRFLAPGRGTVHADIRISAEEVNAIIELAANHQSVYRHYQLNIYDESGVRIAEVQKTVYIRRKQSKSKPHAE, encoded by the coding sequence ATGAGCCTGTTTCGAAAAATTCAGCGTTTTCCTTTCATTTCCAAATTTATTCTGAATCACTATCCCCCTTATCGGGGTGCCGGCATTGTGATTGATGAAATGAACTTTGCGGATTATCACCTCCGGGTAAAAATGCCCTTAACTGGCAAGAACCAGAATATCGTGGGGGTCCATTTCGGCGGTAGCCTGTATTCCATGGTGGATCCCTTTTATATGCTACTGCTCATGCACCATTTGGGCTCCAAATATATCGTTTGGGATAAAGAAGCCTGGATTCGTTTTTTGGCTCCAGGCCGTGGCACGGTACATGCCGATATCCGGATTTCTGCAGAAGAAGTGAATGCAATTATTGAGCTGGCAGCCAACCACCAGTCAGTTTATCGTCATTACCAGCTCAATATTTATGATGAGTCTGGTGTACGCATTGCAGAAGTCCAGAAAACAGTTTATATCCGGCGCAAGCAGAGCAAATCCAAACCTCATGCTGAATGA
- the rpoB gene encoding DNA-directed RNA polymerase subunit beta: MAYSYTEKKRIRKNFGKLPNIMDAPYLLAIQVDSYRTFLQDGKSPKNREDIGLQAAFRSVFPIESYSGNAALEFVEYSLGKPEFDVRECILRGSTYAAPMRVKIRLILKDRETKSIKDVREQEVYMGEMPLMTDNGTFVINGTERVIVSQLHRSPGVFFDHDKGKTHSSGKVLYSARIIPYRGSWLDFEFDAKDLVYVRIDRRRKLLATVVLRALGYSNEQILDMFYEKVPVYLDMGSYQIDLVPERLRGEMAQFDITDNDGKVIVEQGKRINARHVRQMEASGLTKLSVPDEYLYERITAEDIALKDGEVIAANTVLGHEVMVKIAEGGVKQFNILFTNDIDRGPFVADTLRADTTTGREEALVEIYKVMRPGEPPTKEAAENLFNNLFFSSERYDLSPVGRMKFNRRLGRPYEVGTDQKSREVEGILSNEDITDVLKTLVEIRNGKGEVDDIDHLGNRRVRSVGEMTENQFRVGLVRVERAVKERLSQAETDNLSPQDLINAKPVAAAIKEFFGSSQLSQFMDQNNPLSEITHKRRVSALGPGGLTRERAGFEVRDVHQTHYGRVCPIETPEGPNIGLINSLSVYAKCNNFGFLETPYRKVVDGRVTEEVEYLSAIEEVGTVIAQADSAVDKNGNLTEEFVSVRYQGEFVRIPPEKVTHMDVSAQQVVSVAASLIPFLEHDDANRALMGSNMQRQAVPTLIADKPLVGTGMEANVAHDSGVCVIAKRGGRIEFVDASRVVIRVNEDEMVAGEAGVDIYNLIKYTRSNQNTCINQKVLVSLGDKVGRGDVLADGPSTDGGELALGQNMRVAFMTWNGYNYEDSILLSERVLQEDRLTSIHIQELSCVARDTKLGAEEITADIPNVGEAALSKLDESGIVYIGAEVTAGDILVGKVTPKGETQLTPEEKLLRAIFGEKAADVKDSSLRVPSGTKGTVIDVQVFTRDGLEKDDRAQAIEKAQLDAYRKDLKEEYKIFEEAARERIVRLLKGQESNGGGTTKRGDKLSEDVLSGLELVDLLEIQPVDEAIAERLTQIQVFLKEKSLEIDEKFAEKKRKLSTGDELTTGVLKVVKVYLAVKRRIQPGDKMAGRHGNKGVVSNILPVEDMPHDANGVPVDIVLNPLGVPSRMNVGQILETHLGMAAKGLGDQIDKMLKEQRQIAELREFLDKIYNKVGGKQEDLDSLTDDEILLLSGNLRAGVPLATPVFDGAEEGQIKELLELAGLSRTGQTVLYDGRTGERFDRPVTVGYMYMLKLNHLVDDKMHARSTGSYSLVTQQPLGGKAQFGGQRFGEMEVWALEAYGAAYTLQEMLTVKSDDVEGRTRIYKNIVDGNHYMDPGMPESFNVLTKEIRSLGINIELKNGD, from the coding sequence ATGGCATACTCATATACCGAAAAGAAACGGATCCGTAAGAATTTTGGTAAATTGCCTAACATCATGGATGCTCCGTACTTGCTCGCGATTCAAGTCGACTCGTACAGAACATTCTTACAAGATGGCAAATCACCAAAAAACCGCGAAGATATCGGTCTCCAAGCCGCATTTCGTTCAGTTTTTCCTATTGAAAGTTATTCTGGCAATGCTGCTTTAGAATTTGTTGAGTATAGTCTTGGTAAGCCTGAGTTTGATGTACGCGAATGTATTCTTCGTGGCTCAACTTATGCCGCACCAATGCGCGTAAAAATTCGTTTGATCCTGAAAGATCGTGAAACGAAATCTATTAAAGACGTACGTGAACAAGAAGTCTACATGGGCGAAATGCCACTGATGACAGATAACGGTACTTTTGTGATCAATGGTACTGAGCGTGTCATCGTGTCGCAATTGCACCGTTCACCAGGTGTGTTCTTCGACCACGATAAAGGCAAGACTCATTCTAGTGGTAAGGTTCTTTATTCTGCACGTATTATTCCTTACCGTGGCTCATGGTTAGACTTTGAGTTTGATGCCAAAGATCTGGTCTATGTACGTATTGACCGTCGTCGTAAATTGCTGGCGACTGTCGTACTGCGTGCTTTAGGTTATAGCAACGAACAGATTCTCGACATGTTCTACGAGAAAGTACCTGTATATCTGGATATGGGCAGCTACCAGATTGACCTGGTTCCTGAGCGTCTGCGCGGTGAAATGGCTCAGTTCGATATCACTGATAATGATGGCAAAGTAATTGTTGAACAAGGTAAACGTATCAACGCGCGTCATGTTCGTCAAATGGAAGCTTCTGGCCTGACCAAGCTTTCAGTTCCTGATGAATACCTGTATGAGCGTATTACGGCTGAAGACATTGCCCTGAAAGATGGGGAAGTGATTGCTGCCAATACTGTACTTGGCCATGAAGTGATGGTCAAAATTGCTGAAGGCGGTGTGAAGCAGTTTAACATTCTGTTCACCAATGATATCGACCGTGGTCCTTTCGTCGCAGATACTTTGCGTGCAGATACCACAACCGGCCGTGAAGAAGCCCTGGTTGAAATCTATAAAGTGATGCGCCCAGGCGAGCCGCCAACAAAAGAAGCGGCTGAAAACCTGTTCAATAACCTGTTCTTCTCGTCTGAGCGTTATGACCTGTCTCCAGTAGGTCGTATGAAGTTTAACCGTCGTTTGGGTCGTCCTTACGAAGTCGGTACAGACCAGAAGTCACGTGAAGTTGAAGGCATTTTGTCGAACGAAGATATCACTGATGTATTAAAAACATTGGTTGAAATCCGTAACGGTAAAGGTGAAGTCGACGATATCGACCACTTGGGTAACCGTCGTGTGCGTTCAGTAGGCGAAATGACTGAGAACCAGTTCCGTGTAGGTCTGGTACGTGTAGAACGCGCGGTAAAAGAGCGTTTATCACAGGCTGAAACTGACAACCTATCTCCGCAAGACTTAATCAATGCGAAGCCAGTGGCTGCTGCGATCAAGGAATTCTTTGGTTCAAGCCAGTTGTCCCAGTTCATGGACCAGAACAACCCGTTGTCCGAGATTACCCACAAGCGTCGTGTATCCGCGCTTGGGCCAGGTGGTTTGACACGTGAACGTGCTGGCTTTGAAGTGCGTGACGTACACCAGACTCACTATGGTCGTGTCTGTCCAATTGAAACGCCTGAAGGTCCAAACATTGGTTTGATCAACTCGCTTTCAGTTTATGCAAAATGTAACAACTTCGGTTTCCTGGAAACACCATACCGTAAAGTCGTGGATGGTCGTGTAACAGAGGAAGTTGAATATCTGTCTGCAATTGAAGAAGTAGGCACTGTGATTGCACAGGCTGACTCTGCAGTAGATAAAAACGGTAACCTGACTGAAGAGTTCGTATCTGTACGTTACCAAGGTGAATTTGTACGAATTCCACCAGAAAAAGTGACACATATGGATGTCTCTGCCCAACAGGTCGTTTCGGTAGCCGCATCACTGATTCCATTCCTTGAGCACGATGATGCCAACCGTGCATTGATGGGTTCAAACATGCAGCGTCAGGCTGTTCCTACGTTAATCGCTGACAAGCCACTGGTTGGTACCGGTATGGAAGCGAACGTAGCACATGACTCTGGTGTATGTGTGATCGCGAAACGTGGTGGCCGTATTGAATTTGTTGATGCTTCTCGTGTCGTTATTCGTGTGAATGAAGACGAAATGGTGGCGGGCGAAGCAGGTGTAGATATTTACAACCTGATCAAATACACGCGTTCGAACCAGAACACCTGTATCAACCAGAAAGTTCTGGTGAGCCTAGGTGATAAAGTAGGCCGTGGTGATGTGCTGGCTGATGGTCCTTCGACGGATGGTGGTGAGCTTGCACTGGGTCAGAACATGCGTGTCGCGTTCATGACCTGGAATGGTTACAACTACGAAGACTCGATCTTGCTATCTGAGCGTGTACTTCAGGAAGACCGTTTAACGTCTATTCACATCCAGGAATTATCATGTGTTGCACGTGATACCAAATTGGGTGCGGAAGAAATCACTGCTGATATTCCAAACGTGGGTGAAGCGGCTCTGTCTAAGCTAGATGAGTCTGGTATTGTTTATATCGGTGCTGAAGTAACTGCAGGTGATATCCTGGTCGGTAAAGTAACGCCTAAAGGTGAAACACAGCTTACTCCGGAAGAAAAACTGCTACGTGCAATCTTCGGTGAAAAAGCAGCTGATGTGAAAGATTCATCACTCCGCGTTCCATCAGGCACCAAAGGTACCGTGATCGATGTTCAAGTGTTTACACGTGATGGTCTGGAAAAAGACGACCGTGCTCAAGCAATTGAAAAAGCACAGCTGGACGCTTACCGCAAAGATTTGAAAGAAGAATATAAAATCTTTGAAGAAGCGGCACGTGAACGTATTGTTCGCCTGTTGAAAGGTCAGGAATCGAATGGCGGCGGTACCACTAAACGCGGCGATAAACTGTCTGAAGATGTATTGTCTGGTTTAGAGCTGGTTGACCTGCTTGAAATCCAGCCGGTAGATGAAGCAATTGCAGAACGTTTAACCCAGATCCAGGTGTTCTTGAAAGAGAAGAGCCTCGAGATCGATGAGAAATTCGCTGAGAAGAAACGCAAACTGTCTACAGGCGATGAACTCACAACGGGTGTTCTGAAAGTTGTTAAGGTTTATCTGGCGGTCAAACGTCGTATCCAGCCAGGTGATAAGATGGCGGGTCGTCACGGTAACAAGGGTGTAGTATCTAACATCCTGCCGGTAGAAGACATGCCACACGATGCCAACGGTGTGCCTGTTGATATCGTACTGAACCCGCTCGGTGTACCATCTCGTATGAACGTGGGTCAGATTCTGGAAACTCACTTGGGTATGGCGGCGAAAGGTCTGGGCGACCAGATCGACAAGATGCTGAAAGAACAGCGTCAAATTGCCGAGCTGCGTGAATTCCTGGACAAGATTTACAATAAGGTCGGTGGTAAGCAAGAAGATCTTGATAGCCTAACCGATGATGAAATCTTGTTACTTTCTGGCAACCTGCGTGCAGGTGTTCCTTTGGCAACACCAGTATTTGATGGTGCTGAAGAAGGTCAGATCAAAGAGTTGTTGGAGCTGGCTGGCTTGTCACGTACGGGTCAAACTGTACTTTATGATGGCCGTACAGGTGAGCGTTTTGACCGTCCTGTAACAGTAGGTTATATGTACATGCTGAAACTGAACCACTTGGTGGATGACAAGATGCATGCACGTTCTACAGGTTCTTACTCACTTGTTACACAGCAGCCACTGGGTGGTAAAGCACAATTCGGTGGTCAGCGTTTCGGTGAGATGGAAGTCTGGGCGCTAGAGGCATACGGTGCAGCATATACGCTTCAGGAAATGCTCACTGTGAAGTCGGATGACGTTGAAGGTCGTACCCGCATCTATAAGAATATTGTAGATGGTAACCATTACATGGATCCAGGTATGCCTGAATCGTTCAACGTATTGACCAAAGAGATCCGTTCTTTAGGTATCAACATTGAACTGAAAAATGGTGACTAA
- a CDS encoding DNA transfer protein p32 produces the protein MKKYMSMIAIASLSTLMLAGCESMSASEQRIGAAALGGAIGGGVGNSVGGGTGAAIGGGAGAAVGSKSQSGSNRNATYSGVGGAVGSAVGKSIFGGNAGAAIGGAIGGGAGAAIEQERRR, from the coding sequence ATGAAAAAATATATGAGTATGATTGCAATTGCCTCACTATCTACCCTGATGTTGGCAGGTTGTGAAAGCATGAGTGCCTCTGAACAACGTATTGGGGCAGCGGCACTAGGCGGTGCTATTGGTGGTGGTGTAGGTAATAGTGTAGGTGGTGGTACTGGTGCAGCCATTGGCGGTGGTGCTGGTGCGGCCGTAGGAAGTAAATCTCAAAGTGGCTCGAACCGTAACGCGACTTATAGTGGTGTCGGTGGGGCAGTGGGCTCAGCTGTGGGTAAAAGTATCTTTGGTGGAAATGCCGGTGCTGCCATTGGCGGTGCAATTGGTGGCGGTGCAGGTGCTGCGATCGAACAGGAACGTCGTCGTTAA